One window of Methanothermobacter tenebrarum genomic DNA carries:
- the iorA gene encoding indolepyruvate ferredoxin oxidoreductase subunit alpha, translating to MTKILEARDGDELFLLGNEAAARAAIESGVAVASTYPGTPSSEIGDVLSRIASKAGLYFEFSTNEKVAVEVAAAAAASGVRSFTFMKHVGLNVASDSLISIAYTGVEAGMVILSADDPSMFSSQNEQDNRHYASFANIPLLEPSNPQEILDFTKYAFNLSEKFKIPVLVRTTTRVSHMRSRVKVGEIKKMRKKGQFKKNPKRFVLVPSTARTMHKQLIKKTDKISKIVNKSQYNQIHHKTDSKYGIITSGGAFNYAHDLINEKELPISILKLGFTYPFPHRIVSKFLEDLQKVFIIEEVDPIIEKNVLSIIGQENLEVDVHGKLDGTFPRIYEYNQDIIEASIGKQIPLKIERKKPLKPHLPERPPTFCPGCPHRATYYSINKALEKLETDAIFSTDIGCYTLGIESPYNTADYLLSMGSSIGAACGFSKATRQKIVSFIGDSTFFHAGIPPLLNAVHNKHDFLIVILDNRTTAMTGGQPHPGLPFDGMGSEAPAIPIENIVEALGIKFKVINPMNIKKSIKTFKDALTKDSLNVVIARYPCQLTIKAKGKPVKVDNNLCNECLECINKLACPAIIYDNGIKIDHRYCRGCAVCIQICPEKAIKPERGSSR from the coding sequence ATGACCAAAATCCTAGAGGCAAGGGACGGTGATGAACTTTTCCTCCTAGGCAATGAAGCCGCTGCAAGGGCAGCCATAGAATCTGGGGTGGCTGTTGCAAGCACTTACCCTGGAACGCCATCATCAGAGATAGGGGATGTCCTCTCAAGGATAGCATCCAAGGCGGGCTTATACTTTGAATTCTCGACAAATGAGAAGGTTGCGGTGGAAGTGGCTGCAGCGGCAGCAGCCTCTGGTGTGAGATCATTCACCTTCATGAAACATGTAGGACTTAACGTTGCATCAGACTCACTTATAAGCATAGCATATACCGGAGTCGAAGCAGGAATGGTCATATTATCTGCAGATGACCCATCAATGTTCTCATCACAAAACGAACAAGACAACAGACACTACGCAAGCTTCGCGAACATCCCCCTCCTCGAACCATCAAACCCCCAAGAGATCCTAGACTTTACAAAATACGCCTTCAATTTATCTGAAAAATTCAAAATACCAGTATTAGTCAGGACAACAACAAGAGTATCCCATATGAGAAGCAGAGTAAAAGTGGGTGAAATCAAAAAGATGAGGAAAAAAGGCCAATTCAAAAAAAACCCCAAAAGATTCGTCCTCGTACCATCAACCGCAAGGACCATGCACAAACAACTTATCAAGAAAACCGATAAAATATCCAAGATCGTGAACAAGTCCCAATACAACCAAATCCACCACAAAACCGACAGCAAATATGGGATCATAACAAGTGGCGGTGCATTCAACTACGCCCACGACCTAATAAACGAAAAAGAACTCCCCATATCCATACTAAAATTAGGATTCACATACCCCTTCCCCCACAGGATAGTATCAAAATTCCTAGAAGACCTTCAAAAAGTCTTCATAATCGAAGAAGTCGACCCCATAATAGAAAAAAATGTACTATCCATAATCGGCCAAGAAAACCTCGAAGTAGACGTCCACGGGAAACTAGACGGCACATTCCCAAGAATCTACGAATACAACCAGGACATAATAGAAGCCTCCATTGGAAAACAAATACCACTAAAAATTGAAAGAAAAAAGCCCCTGAAACCCCATCTCCCCGAAAGACCCCCAACATTCTGTCCCGGATGCCCCCACAGGGCAACCTATTACTCCATTAACAAAGCACTTGAAAAATTAGAAACTGATGCCATCTTCTCAACCGATATCGGATGCTACACACTAGGTATAGAATCACCATATAATACAGCAGATTACCTCCTATCAATGGGATCAAGTATAGGGGCGGCCTGTGGCTTTTCCAAGGCAACAAGGCAGAAGATAGTGTCATTCATAGGTGATTCAACATTCTTCCATGCTGGAATCCCACCACTCCTCAACGCCGTTCATAACAAACATGATTTCCTCATTGTAATCCTAGATAATAGAACAACCGCAATGACAGGAGGACAACCACACCCCGGCCTCCCATTCGATGGTATGGGCAGCGAAGCCCCAGCCATCCCCATCGAAAACATCGTGGAAGCCCTTGGCATAAAATTCAAAGTGATAAATCCCATGAATATAAAAAAGAGCATCAAAACCTTCAAAGATGCTCTAACAAAGGACTCGCTTAATGTTGTGATCGCAAGATACCCATGCCAACTTACAATTAAAGCAAAGGGAAAACCAGTTAAAGTAGATAACAATCTCTGCAACGAATGCCTAGAGTGTATTAATAAACTCGCATGTCCAGCCATAATATACGATAACGGCATCAAAATAGACCACAGATACTGTCGAGGATGCGCCGTTTGCATCCAAATCTGTCCAGAAAAGGCCATAAAACCTGAAAGGGGGAGTTCAAGGTGA
- a CDS encoding indolepyruvate oxidoreductase subunit beta → MKLSYDIYICGVGGQGIIKAGEIIGWAAMKEGMNVVMSEIHGMAQRGGGVSTNLRIGKAKGTIIPNGHADLMMAFEPLEALRAIDKIKKDAHLVVNLTPIPPFNINPGEYPPVDEIIMELKKVSRNVYAFDADRMALEAGHPLSMNMAILGAATATPNFPLSQDVIIESMKENLPSRFFKVNLKAFKGGFMSLEG, encoded by the coding sequence GTGAAATTATCATATGACATTTACATCTGTGGTGTTGGCGGACAAGGAATCATAAAAGCTGGTGAAATCATAGGATGGGCTGCTATGAAAGAAGGGATGAACGTGGTGATGAGTGAAATACATGGAATGGCCCAGAGGGGTGGTGGAGTATCTACCAACCTCAGGATAGGCAAGGCAAAAGGTACCATAATCCCAAATGGCCATGCAGATCTCATGATGGCATTCGAACCCCTCGAAGCCCTAAGGGCCATTGACAAGATAAAAAAGGACGCCCACCTGGTGGTTAATCTGACACCTATTCCACCATTTAACATAAACCCGGGGGAATATCCACCAGTAGATGAGATAATAATGGAGCTTAAAAAGGTTTCAAGGAATGTATATGCCTTTGATGCCGACAGGATGGCCTTAGAGGCTGGACATCCCCTTTCAATGAACATGGCCATCTTGGGTGCTGCCACGGCCACCCCAAACTTCCCCCTATCCCAGGATGTTATAATAGAATCCATGAAAGAGAACTTGCCCAGCAGATTCTTCAAGGTTAATCTGAAAGCATTCAAGGGGGGTTTCATGAGCTTAGAGGGTTGA
- a CDS encoding ACT domain-containing protein yields MKVKQISVFLENKKGRLKKAVHALAKANINIRALSIADTSEFGILRLMVPDPEQAKKVLEENNFVVKLNDVIAVEVPDRPGGLDKILGILTRADMNVEYIYAFVEKKGEKAIVVIRTEDIDEGIRVLRGAGVPLLSAEDISTL; encoded by the coding sequence ATGAAAGTGAAACAAATATCTGTATTCCTTGAAAACAAGAAGGGAAGATTAAAAAAGGCTGTACATGCACTCGCCAAGGCCAACATAAATATAAGGGCTTTATCCATCGCTGACACGTCAGAATTCGGGATATTAAGGCTTATGGTCCCAGACCCTGAACAGGCGAAGAAGGTCCTTGAAGAGAACAATTTCGTGGTTAAACTTAATGATGTTATAGCTGTTGAAGTGCCTGATAGGCCTGGAGGACTTGATAAGATATTAGGTATCCTCACACGGGCGGATATGAATGTTGAATATATCTATGCTTTCGTGGAAAAAAAGGGTGAAAAAGCGATTGTTGTGATAAGGACAGAAGACATCGACGAGGGTATAAGGGTATTAAGGGGGGCTGGAGTGCCACTATTATCGGCAGAGGACATTTCAACCCTCTAA
- a CDS encoding phenylacetate--CoA ligase family protein, whose protein sequence is MIWNPKAECMDEEKRKRIQLKRLQDTVKRAYENVPYYHKRFDELGIEPEDIESLEDIKKLPFTTKQDLREAYPFGMFAVPDEDIIEVHTSSGTTGKPTVSGYTQRDIDLWSEVMARALTMAGATRKDRIQNCYGYGLFTGGLGVHYGAQRIGATVIPISAGNTKRQIEIMQDFGTTILTCTPSYALYLAEVLQKENVEIDNLKLKAGVFGAEMWTEEMRDAIEERLGLKALNIYGLTEIIGPGVAMECHEKNGLHIFEDHFYPEIINPETLESLPPGEKGELVLTTLTREAMPIIRFRTRDITTLRRGRCPCGRTLIRMDRITGRSDDMLKIRGVIVFPSQIEEALLKINGLEPHYQIVVTRPKYLDELEVQVEASPALFSDEVKHVEEAKKMIEEHLQREIGLRVNVTLVEPETLPRSEGKAIRVIDKRKF, encoded by the coding sequence ATGATATGGAATCCGAAGGCAGAATGCATGGATGAGGAGAAAAGAAAGAGAATACAACTTAAAAGACTCCAGGATACTGTGAAAAGGGCCTATGAGAACGTCCCATACTATCATAAGAGGTTCGATGAACTTGGAATAGAACCGGAGGACATAGAAAGCCTAGAAGATATTAAAAAGTTGCCATTCACTACGAAGCAGGATCTCAGAGAAGCTTACCCCTTTGGGATGTTCGCAGTACCTGACGAGGACATCATAGAAGTCCACACATCCTCAGGGACCACAGGCAAACCAACAGTATCAGGTTACACCCAAAGGGATATAGACCTATGGTCGGAGGTCATGGCAAGAGCCCTGACAATGGCAGGGGCCACAAGAAAAGACCGCATACAAAACTGCTACGGGTATGGATTATTCACAGGTGGCCTAGGAGTACACTATGGAGCTCAGAGGATAGGGGCCACAGTAATCCCAATATCAGCGGGCAACACCAAAAGGCAAATCGAAATCATGCAAGACTTCGGGACAACAATACTCACATGCACACCATCCTATGCATTATACCTCGCAGAAGTCCTCCAAAAAGAAAATGTTGAAATAGACAACCTCAAACTCAAGGCAGGAGTATTCGGGGCTGAAATGTGGACAGAGGAGATGAGAGATGCTATAGAGGAAAGATTGGGCCTCAAGGCCCTTAACATTTACGGTTTGACAGAGATTATCGGCCCGGGAGTCGCCATGGAATGTCATGAAAAAAATGGCTTACACATCTTCGAAGACCACTTCTACCCAGAGATAATCAACCCAGAAACCCTAGAAAGCCTACCCCCAGGAGAAAAGGGAGAACTGGTACTCACAACCCTCACAAGGGAGGCCATGCCCATAATAAGATTCAGGACAAGGGACATCACAACCCTGAGGAGGGGGAGATGCCCATGTGGCAGAACCCTCATAAGAATGGATCGTATAACAGGAAGAAGCGATGATATGCTAAAAATACGTGGAGTTATAGTGTTCCCATCACAGATCGAAGAGGCCCTCCTTAAAATCAATGGACTCGAACCACACTACCAGATAGTGGTAACACGACCAAAATACTTGGATGAACTCGAAGTCCAGGTTGAAGCCTCACCAGCACTATTCTCAGATGAGGTGAAACATGTGGAGGAAGCCAAGAAGATGATAGAAGAACACCTACAAAGGGAGATAGGATTAAGGGTTAACGTGACCCTAGTCGAACCAGAAACTCTGCCCAGGAGTGAGGGGAAAGCTATAAGGGTTATTGATAAAAGAAAATTTTAG
- a CDS encoding sodium:solute symporter family protein, protein MNIIVLGVVILVYFIMVGYAGYVAWRRTSTSEDYMVAGRKTHPYIMAMSYGATFISTAAIIGFGGMAGVYGMGILWLVFLNILVGIFIAFIFYGKRTRRMGENLSAFTFPEFLARRFKSKFIQYFGGAVIFLGMPLYASVVLIGAARFLESSLKLNFNIALIIMALIVAVYVVMGGIKGVMYTDALQGTIMFLGMIFLVVSVYYMLGGVTSAHETLTSMGHLIPASAKSVGATGWTSMPIPGSPYWWTLFSTIILGVGIGVLAQPQLAVRFMTVESNRELNRGVLIGALFIFVMTWGAYIVGALSNVYFFQEKGLLAIQASGGNADKIIPVFISSAMPEWFTYLFMLTLLSAAMSTLSAQFHVQGTAIGRDVYETLKRGGRSVLITRIGIIIAVILAVILAYILPGSIIAQGTALFFGLCAATFLSVYTCALFWKGITRAGAIAGMVSGATISILWLLLVYKKTATALGLAKLLFGGLLIKTMPWPFVDPILVAVPASMIITILVSLLTEKPDEDHLRECFKGIGGV, encoded by the coding sequence ATGAACATAATAGTCCTTGGCGTAGTCATATTAGTCTATTTCATCATGGTAGGCTATGCAGGTTATGTTGCATGGAGGAGAACCAGCACATCAGAAGATTACATGGTAGCCGGTAGGAAAACACACCCCTATATCATGGCCATGAGTTATGGGGCCACCTTTATCAGTACCGCTGCTATAATTGGTTTTGGTGGGATGGCAGGCGTCTATGGTATGGGTATACTCTGGCTTGTATTCCTTAACATACTCGTGGGGATATTCATAGCCTTCATATTTTATGGTAAAAGGACTCGTAGGATGGGTGAGAACCTTTCCGCCTTCACTTTCCCAGAGTTCCTCGCAAGGAGGTTCAAGAGCAAGTTTATACAATATTTTGGGGGTGCTGTGATATTCCTGGGCATGCCACTCTATGCTTCCGTGGTCCTTATAGGCGCTGCAAGGTTCCTCGAAAGTTCCTTAAAATTGAACTTTAACATTGCACTTATTATAATGGCACTAATAGTAGCTGTTTATGTTGTTATGGGGGGCATAAAAGGTGTTATGTATACCGACGCCCTCCAGGGTACTATAATGTTCCTTGGCATGATATTCCTCGTAGTGTCAGTCTATTATATGCTCGGTGGTGTTACAAGCGCCCATGAAACCCTTACAAGCATGGGACATCTCATACCAGCATCTGCCAAAAGTGTGGGTGCAACAGGCTGGACCAGTATGCCCATCCCTGGAAGCCCATACTGGTGGACCCTCTTCTCCACCATAATACTAGGAGTGGGTATAGGAGTTTTGGCACAGCCACAACTTGCAGTAAGGTTCATGACAGTTGAATCCAACCGTGAACTTAATAGGGGAGTTCTCATAGGCGCATTATTCATATTTGTCATGACATGGGGGGCATATATTGTTGGTGCGTTATCAAATGTCTACTTTTTCCAAGAAAAGGGCCTGTTAGCGATCCAGGCAAGTGGGGGTAATGCCGATAAGATAATACCTGTTTTTATAAGTTCAGCCATGCCTGAATGGTTCACATACCTTTTTATGTTAACATTGCTTTCAGCGGCCATGTCCACTTTAAGCGCGCAATTCCATGTGCAAGGGACGGCTATTGGTAGAGACGTTTATGAAACCTTGAAGAGAGGGGGAAGATCAGTGCTTATCACAAGGATCGGTATAATAATCGCCGTTATACTCGCGGTTATACTAGCGTATATTCTCCCAGGTAGTATAATAGCACAGGGGACCGCCCTATTCTTTGGTTTATGCGCGGCCACATTCCTTTCTGTTTATACTTGCGCATTATTCTGGAAGGGGATTACAAGGGCCGGTGCAATAGCAGGGATGGTCTCAGGGGCCACTATAAGCATATTATGGCTTCTCCTAGTTTATAAGAAAACCGCCACGGCCCTTGGCTTGGCAAAGTTGCTCTTCGGCGGTTTACTCATCAAGACGATGCCTTGGCCCTTCGTGGACCCCATACTGGTAGCCGTCCCAGCCTCGATGATAATAACAATACTCGTGAGTCTATTAACAGAAAAACCCGATGAAGACCATCTCAGAGAATGTTTCAAAGGTATAGGTGGTGTATGA
- a CDS encoding symporter small accessory protein produces the protein MEVLGIPDPWVWSAYISCMLITVVCIAYGLINWNRN, from the coding sequence ATGGAAGTCCTTGGCATACCCGATCCATGGGTTTGGAGCGCCTACATATCCTGCATGCTAATAACAGTAGTATGTATAGCCTATGGTCTAATAAACTGGAACAGAAACTGA
- a CDS encoding PRC-barrel domain-containing protein: MRVVEDIIGKEVLDSSAKVIGKVKDIEVDFETRTIEALILGKGGLSEGLGLSKGETIVPYEMVKKIGDKILLEGPIE, from the coding sequence ATGAGAGTTGTTGAAGATATTATAGGTAAAGAGGTTCTTGACAGTTCAGCCAAGGTAATAGGGAAAGTAAAGGACATTGAAGTAGACTTCGAAACAAGAACCATAGAAGCGCTCATACTCGGTAAAGGTGGATTGTCAGAGGGCCTCGGACTATCCAAGGGGGAAACAATAGTACCCTACGAGATGGTTAAAAAGATAGGGGATAAAATACTCCTTGAAGGGCCGATAGAATGA
- a CDS encoding orotate phosphoribosyltransferase has protein sequence MLKLEVRGLCSLCGKVAFLHTCRLCGALVCSDCYVPELGVCRICAGKLRRRNLKGAF, from the coding sequence GTGTTGAAATTGGAAGTTAGGGGTTTATGCAGCCTCTGTGGCAAAGTTGCCTTTTTACACACTTGTCGTCTATGTGGGGCCCTAGTATGTTCAGACTGTTATGTTCCAGAATTGGGAGTTTGTAGAATATGCGCGGGGAAACTGAGAAGGAGAAACTTAAAAGGCGCCTTTTAA
- the pyrE gene encoding orotate phosphoribosyltransferase, which yields MRGETEKEKLKRRLLKLLDEKNVIKTGTFILSSGKKSNYYVDIKKAITDPQVLDLIAELIKMNINSDNIDKIAGPALGAVPIATAVSLKTKKPLIIIRKEKKGYGTSKLIEGTIKEGDKVAIIEDVTTTGNSLLRAIRIIEENGGRVRRAFVIVDREEGAKKNLQREGFTLEPLFSISQMK from the coding sequence ATGCGCGGGGAAACTGAGAAGGAGAAACTTAAAAGGCGCCTTTTAAAGCTACTAGATGAAAAAAATGTTATAAAAACGGGTACTTTTATTCTCTCCTCCGGGAAAAAAAGCAACTATTACGTAGACATTAAAAAGGCCATAACAGACCCCCAGGTCCTAGATCTGATAGCGGAACTGATAAAAATGAACATAAACAGTGACAATATCGATAAGATAGCTGGACCAGCCCTGGGTGCTGTGCCCATCGCCACAGCAGTATCACTCAAAACCAAAAAGCCACTTATCATAATAAGAAAAGAAAAAAAGGGATACGGAACCTCAAAATTGATCGAGGGCACTATAAAAGAGGGTGACAAGGTGGCGATAATTGAAGATGTTACAACAACAGGAAACTCCCTCCTAAGGGCCATCAGAATAATAGAAGAGAATGGTGGCCGGGTCAGGAGAGCGTTTGTGATAGTAGACCGTGAAGAGGGGGCGAAAAAGAACCTTCAAAGGGAAGGTTTCACCTTAGAACCTTTATTCTCCATCAGTCAAATGAAATAA
- a CDS encoding TetR/AcrR family transcriptional regulator, whose amino-acid sequence MKTTRERILEAARETFIKKGYKGATTRKIAQRAGVSEVTLFRKFKSKSNLLKEILNENATLSSQIFNKLLESEFRDKPEKFLYKLAEEFFKLVTEKKIDLIFIILVEKELEEHGLEEWELLDSINKTLYSNLTNYFKEQIKKGNIRKINPETAALIFVSYLSHLNLLSHFKECEIQEEEYIKNFINILLNGIKGEIKC is encoded by the coding sequence ATGAAAACTACAAGAGAAAGGATACTCGAAGCTGCAAGGGAAACCTTCATAAAGAAAGGATATAAGGGTGCTACAACGCGTAAAATCGCCCAGAGAGCGGGTGTAAGTGAAGTCACATTATTCAGGAAATTCAAATCAAAAAGCAACCTACTCAAGGAGATACTAAACGAAAACGCCACCCTATCCTCCCAGATATTCAACAAACTCCTAGAGTCGGAGTTCAGAGACAAACCCGAAAAATTCCTATATAAATTAGCAGAAGAGTTCTTCAAATTAGTCACTGAGAAAAAAATAGACCTCATATTCATAATACTCGTGGAAAAAGAACTGGAAGAACATGGCCTAGAAGAATGGGAATTACTAGACTCAATCAACAAAACACTCTACTCCAACCTAACCAACTACTTCAAAGAACAGATCAAAAAAGGCAACATCCGAAAAATCAACCCAGAAACAGCAGCACTAATCTTTGTAAGCTACCTTTCACATCTAAACCTACTATCACACTTCAAAGAATGCGAAATACAAGAAGAAGAATACATCAAGAACTTCATCAACATCCTCCTAAATGGGATAAAGGGGGAGATTAAATGCTAG
- a CDS encoding radical SAM/SPASM domain-containing protein, which produces MLDKGGEEETNMGDMINTFKRIAENPLSRLLINLMLHKCRKDNKTRLEAALENYIKDRNCCMECKILSYFLSNIIKTGAKAFGVTEEELKEQMNDPYWLQGLINVLKGIGIFGVRRPFVPGAPFQVVWNITHRCNMNCKHCYETAGTPRKNELDKKEVIEAINILADNGVTSVAFSGGEPSIHPNILDYISHARERGLYVAMATNGYILADEGRCQKFIDAGLQFVQVSIDSLDPNVHDTFRGVKGSWERACKAVKNFSAHDVFVEVAMTVTAENHHQIHGMMELAHHLGADWLMLFNFIPTGRGMENINLDISPARRYRILQDAYYGNFNNDIQVLSTAPQFARVAEELNSCDNQIIPTHFYNPEYTNPDLKQLADFIGGCGAGRFYLSLEPNGDIYPCVFFPHKDELRIGNILEDDFEKLWKNNRILEALRDREKLHGACHTCKSRNICGGCRARAYGYFGDVCAPDPGCINNKNLWHKIKESALAK; this is translated from the coding sequence ATGCTAGACAAAGGAGGTGAGGAAGAAACCAACATGGGGGACATGATCAACACATTTAAAAGAATAGCTGAAAATCCCCTATCAAGACTCCTAATAAACCTCATGCTCCACAAATGCAGAAAAGATAATAAAACACGCCTAGAAGCCGCACTAGAAAATTATATAAAGGATAGAAACTGTTGCATGGAATGCAAGATCCTATCATACTTCCTCTCAAATATAATAAAAACCGGGGCAAAGGCCTTCGGAGTAACAGAAGAAGAACTCAAAGAACAAATGAACGACCCCTACTGGTTACAAGGCCTGATAAACGTCCTCAAGGGTATAGGCATCTTCGGGGTTAGAAGACCATTCGTGCCAGGAGCACCATTCCAGGTCGTTTGGAACATCACACACCGCTGCAACATGAACTGTAAACACTGCTATGAAACCGCAGGCACCCCAAGAAAAAACGAACTAGACAAAAAAGAGGTAATAGAAGCCATAAACATCCTAGCCGATAATGGTGTCACATCAGTCGCATTCTCTGGTGGAGAACCAAGCATCCACCCAAATATACTCGATTACATATCACATGCAAGAGAAAGGGGCCTATACGTTGCAATGGCAACCAACGGTTACATATTAGCCGATGAAGGTCGCTGCCAAAAATTCATAGACGCAGGCCTGCAATTCGTCCAGGTTAGTATTGATAGTCTAGATCCAAATGTCCATGACACTTTTCGCGGCGTTAAAGGCTCATGGGAGCGAGCCTGCAAGGCCGTTAAAAACTTCTCAGCCCATGACGTTTTCGTTGAAGTGGCCATGACAGTGACAGCTGAAAATCATCATCAAATCCATGGGATGATGGAACTAGCCCACCACCTTGGCGCTGATTGGCTCATGTTATTCAACTTCATACCCACAGGTAGGGGAATGGAAAACATAAACCTCGACATATCACCTGCCAGAAGGTATAGGATACTACAAGATGCATATTATGGCAATTTCAACAATGATATACAAGTGCTTTCCACAGCACCACAATTTGCAAGGGTAGCCGAAGAACTTAACAGTTGCGACAATCAGATCATCCCCACACACTTCTACAATCCAGAGTATACAAACCCTGACCTGAAACAGTTAGCAGATTTTATAGGTGGCTGCGGTGCTGGGAGATTCTACCTAAGCCTAGAACCCAACGGTGACATATACCCATGTGTATTCTTCCCCCACAAAGATGAACTTAGAATAGGCAACATCCTAGAAGACGATTTCGAAAAACTTTGGAAAAATAATAGGATACTAGAAGCGCTCAGGGACAGGGAAAAACTCCACGGGGCCTGTCACACTTGCAAATCAAGGAACATCTGTGGCGGATGCAGGGCAAGAGCATACGGGTACTTCGGTGACGTGTGCGCCCCAGACCCCGGGTGCATAAACAACAAAAACCTATGGCACAAGATAAAGGAAAGCGCACTTGCAAAATAA
- a CDS encoding B12-binding domain-containing radical SAM protein, which yields MDVVLLNPQDKTAVKNKLGLSLPPLNLMYLAASLEKASFSVKIIDDDLKRWGSERIANIIEKLNPLIVGVTATTATIKSSLEYIKTIKKLLPDVLTVIGGPHPTFLPLDTLKSLKELDVVVIGEGEETITELAEKYEKKDKKGLEEVKGIAYRKGSKLKINEPRPLIKDLDRLPFPARHLIPFHEYETSNEEAGGMITSRGCVYSCEYCSSSLIMGKKFRFRSPENVVDEVEELVYKYGLHDIAFLDDTFMLHRRRAQAIADEIKARGIDVNFVTSSRVDMVKRPLLEKLKSAGMSTIYYGVESGSQRILDLMKKGITLQQAKDAVKTAKNVGIDVIASFILGYPGETPEEMDKTIDFSIKLDPDYSQYSILTPFPGTPIYYKLKKDGLLEEDWDKYTVIHPVIKYEKLGLSKELVKRKLVKAYLKFYSRPSYLLRHTHMIKVFLETFYRTYIEPNLPFKDVTTPKST from the coding sequence GTGGATGTGGTCCTCTTAAACCCCCAGGACAAAACCGCAGTTAAAAACAAACTAGGATTAAGTTTACCCCCACTAAACCTAATGTATCTCGCAGCCTCACTAGAGAAGGCATCATTCTCTGTTAAAATAATAGATGACGACCTTAAAAGGTGGGGCTCTGAAAGAATAGCTAATATAATAGAAAAACTCAACCCCCTGATTGTGGGTGTCACAGCAACCACAGCAACAATCAAAAGCAGCCTAGAATATATCAAAACCATTAAAAAGTTATTACCCGATGTTCTCACAGTCATCGGAGGACCCCATCCAACATTCCTACCCCTGGACACCCTAAAAAGCCTAAAAGAACTTGACGTGGTCGTGATAGGTGAAGGGGAAGAAACCATCACAGAACTCGCCGAAAAATATGAAAAAAAGGACAAAAAAGGACTGGAAGAGGTTAAGGGGATCGCATACCGTAAAGGATCCAAGTTAAAGATTAACGAACCACGACCCCTTATAAAAGACCTTGACAGGCTCCCATTCCCCGCAAGACACCTTATACCATTCCATGAATATGAAACATCAAACGAAGAAGCTGGGGGGATGATAACAAGCAGAGGATGCGTATACTCATGCGAATACTGCTCATCATCCCTCATCATGGGCAAAAAATTCCGTTTCAGAAGCCCCGAGAACGTGGTAGACGAAGTCGAAGAACTCGTATACAAGTACGGCCTCCATGACATAGCATTCCTCGATGATACATTCATGTTGCACCGTAGAAGAGCCCAAGCCATAGCAGATGAAATCAAAGCAAGGGGTATAGATGTTAATTTCGTGACATCATCAAGAGTCGATATGGTGAAAAGGCCACTTTTAGAAAAACTCAAATCAGCCGGTATGAGCACAATCTACTATGGCGTTGAATCAGGGTCACAGAGGATCCTTGATCTTATGAAGAAGGGTATAACACTCCAACAAGCAAAAGATGCTGTGAAAACAGCTAAGAATGTTGGAATAGATGTCATAGCATCATTCATATTAGGTTACCCGGGTGAAACACCAGAGGAAATGGATAAAACAATAGATTTCTCAATTAAACTTGACCCAGATTATAGCCAGTATTCTATCCTAACACCATTCCCCGGAACGCCAATCTACTATAAACTGAAAAAGGATGGTTTGCTCGAAGAAGACTGGGACAAGTATACCGTGATCCATCCAGTGATAAAATATGAAAAATTGGGCTTGAGCAAAGAACTCGTGAAAAGAAAACTTGTAAAAGCATACCTCAAATTTTACTCAAGACCATCATACCTACTAAGACACACCCACATGATAAAAGTATTCCTCGAAACATTCTATAGAACCTATATAGAACCGAACCTCCCATTCAAAGACGTTACCACCCCTAAGTCAACGTAA